GTTGCAGTTGCTCCCCACGTGGTGCCCTACAAGAAGGCAGAACACGCAAACGAAGGAGACACCATAAACCTGATTTGCAAGTGCAATTCCTACCCTCCTGTTACCCAGTGGGCTTGGTACAAGATGGCAGACCAGGTGCCTCAGGTGAGTGAGTGCCTTTCCTGCCACCAACCCAGGATTCCTCCCCCGTTTCCTTCCTCAGCAGCAGGTGTCCTGGCTGCCTATGGAGAAACCAGGTTAAGAGTCCACCTGCAGCCTTTCCAGTTAGGAGCCTCACTTCAGCGATGGCGTATTGAGGAGAGAGATTGACATACATACCATTTGAAATCTGCGACTTACAACAAGTGCTGGGATTCAGATAATTTACCAACCGCTTCTCTGCCTTAGTGactgctgggtggtcatgtgacggggtgggtgtggccaactcaatgtcattcacatttattcattcattcattcattcatttatttacttacttattggatttgtatgccgcccctctccgcagactcggggcggctaacaacagtaataaaacagtatacagtataacaataatccaatactaaaaacagttaaaaacccattatataaaaaccaatcatacatacagacataccatgcataaaattttaaaggcctagggggaaaatgtatctcagttcccccatgcttggcggcagaggtgggttttaagcagtttacgaaaggcaaggagggtgggggcaattgtaatctctggggggagttgattccagagggtcgaggccgccatagagaaggctcttcccctgggtcccgccaagcaacattgtttggttgacgggacccggagaagacccactctgtgggacctaactggtcgctgggattcgtgcagcagaaggcggtctcggagatattctggtccaatgccatgaagggctttataggtcataaccaacactttgaattgtgaccggaaagactacagagtgttggagtaacatgggggGCGCctggcctggcctctcctcgtcttGCATGTTCTGGTGAGAGAGGAAGCTTTTTTCAAAGTCACCTTCCCCTTGATACTAGCCAATAAGATGAGATTTTGCTATCAGAAGCCCTGATGTATTTTTCCAAGGATTGTTTATCACCCTTCTCTCGGTAAGACTGGGTGGAGAGATTTATGAAGAATAACAATGTTGGAAGAGAccatggaggttttctagtccaacccctgctcaagcatgaAGCCCTAGACAaccattcattattttttttttattattattattattattattattattattattattattattattattattattatttgttagatttgtatgccgcccctctccgaagactcagagcagctcacaacagcaaagcacagtacaaatccaatgattaaaacggttaaaacccttaatataaaaacagtcatacatcccaaaccaACCaaacataaaacggaacggcccgggggaatcaatttctccatagctggcagcagaggtgggttttgaggagtttgcgaaagacaaggagggtgggggcaatcctgatctccggggggagttgattccagagggtcgaggccgccacagagaaggctcttctcctgggtcccaccagacattgtttcatcgacgggacccagaggaggccaactctgtgggacctagtcggccgctgggattcgtgcagaagaaggtggtcccggagatattctggtccgatgccatatagggctttataggtcataaccaaccaatttttttatttattaattaatttattatttatttatttattagatttgtatgccgcccctctctgaagactcggggtggctaacaacaataaaaaagacaatgtaaacaaatctaatattaaaaataatctaaaaaaccccaaattaaagaaccactcatacatacaagcacaccatgtataaattctataagcctagggggaagggaaaatttcaattcccccatgcctgacgacagagttgggttttaaggagcttgcgaaaggcaaggagggtgggggcaactctgatatctggggggagctggttccagagggtcggggtcaccacagagaaggctcttctcctgggtcccgccaaacgacattacttagtcgacgggacccagagaaggccaagtctgtgggacctaaccggtcgctgggattcgtgcggcagaaggcgatcccagagatattctcatccgatgccatgaagggctttataggtcataaccaacactttgaattgtgaccggaaattgatcggcatttTGTGACATTTCCAAGCTATGTCATAAGACCTGtgatcgtttttcacacttaccaccATTGCAGCACTGCCTTGATCACGTGGTtaaaatctgggtgtgtctttATGACAATCACACTGTTCACAGTCATGATCACCATTTATAATCTTTCCAGGTACGCTTAACTGCTCCTGTGTTTCATTGAACAACTGacaaaaaaaaggtcataaaacaggaccaaattcacttaacaacttccttgccttgcaatggaaattctggactCCATGTTGgtcttaagtcaaggaccacctgtacagCGTTTGCTGGTACTCCTGCTGTTGACACCAGTCTTTaaatagtaaaatggggcaaaattcacttaaacataaattttgggctcgttTGTGGTCAGGAGTGGAGGACTTTACCTGCAGCTCTTTCTAAGGGCCAGTCTCTGTAGCTAGTGACACCCCTCTTTTCCTCCAGCCTATTGTCAACGGGACTGATGAAAGATTCTACATACAATCTAGCGGCAACAAGACAGAACTTCAGATCATTTCTTTGAACCTGGAGAAGGACCCCGGGACCTACGTGTGCAATGCCACCAATGAAATCGGCGAGGGGACCGCAGAGGTGAAACTGAGAGTGCGGAGCCGGCTGGCTGCCCTCTGGCCATTCCTGGGGATTGTAGCGGAGGTGCTGGTCCTGGTCACAATTATCTTCATCTATGAGAAGAGGAGAAAGCCCAATGATGACCTTGAGG
This genomic window from Erythrolamprus reginae isolate rEryReg1 chromosome 1, rEryReg1.hap1, whole genome shotgun sequence contains:
- the BSG gene encoding basigin isoform X2, producing MAAGLVLVTLVSLLSALGGASAAEPKISTSAEVTGGTNVILSCNISEAPTPIKGSYWMKGETKLESNETSLNFTSYIIPKVDYETSGEYQCVFEVEPPSRATVFVKVAPHVVPYKKAEHANEGDTINLICKCNSYPPVTQWAWYKMADQVPQPIVNGTDERFYIQSSGNKTELQIISLNLEKDPGTYVCNATNEIGEGTAEVKLRVRSRLAALWPFLGIVAEVLVLVTIIFIYEKRRKPNDDLEDDDGGSTPLKGNTANNMDKNVRQRNAN